Proteins encoded within one genomic window of Thermoplasmata archaeon:
- a CDS encoding NADH-quinone oxidoreductase subunit N, with product MNVLGFAAPFLPELVLLAGALLVFLLDVLGRRRVELVGAIALGATAVALVLVLADLGAFPLGALATIGAGQIDAAPAVGSAPLYAFTSFGLIFQAIFLLAALLVALASLSRPSGERGAPIFFGLLLLATLGMLLVAVASDLIFLLLAIEVVSIPSYLLAGYTRRDVRGLEAAMKFFIIGALSSVLSFFGASLLFGAYGTTNLYLIRAAGSAVGDPTLVLLGYAFLVAGLGFKVTLVPFHAWAVDVYDGAPNDVSAFLAGGTKKIGIFAFFLVFLGPVLVVEAGSGSSYGLFGGAVALGPSVQVTLGVLAVLTMTLGNVLALLQKEMKRMLAYSSISQAGYMLIGITIGTAPALAGATLQVFAHVLMKTGAFLVVGAVAALGVGPLIEDWRGIGARRPLLGVSFGLMLLSLAGVPLTVGFVSKFILFSAAVEAKGWFLWLAVAGLLNSALSVFYYARVLKVMFFDAAAAPAAALGAVEGASGPPILPLGGLGYGRAASIGLIAALIVLFGVYPQPVIGAIQSAAAHFVQVGA from the coding sequence GTGAACGTCCTCGGCTTCGCCGCCCCGTTCCTCCCCGAGCTCGTCCTGCTCGCCGGGGCGCTCCTCGTCTTCCTGCTCGACGTGCTGGGACGCCGCCGCGTGGAGCTCGTGGGCGCGATCGCGCTCGGCGCGACGGCCGTCGCGCTCGTGCTGGTCCTCGCGGACCTCGGCGCCTTCCCGCTCGGCGCGCTCGCGACGATCGGTGCGGGCCAGATCGACGCGGCGCCCGCGGTCGGCAGCGCCCCGCTCTACGCGTTCACCTCCTTCGGCCTGATCTTCCAGGCGATCTTCCTCCTCGCGGCGCTCCTGGTCGCGCTCGCCTCGCTGAGCCGCCCCTCGGGCGAGCGCGGCGCGCCGATCTTCTTCGGCCTGCTGCTGCTCGCCACGCTCGGGATGCTGCTCGTCGCCGTGGCGAGCGACCTCATCTTCCTCCTCCTCGCGATCGAGGTCGTCAGCATCCCGAGCTACCTGCTCGCCGGCTACACCCGCCGGGACGTGCGCGGCCTGGAGGCCGCGATGAAGTTCTTCATCATCGGCGCGCTCTCGAGCGTGCTCAGCTTCTTCGGCGCCTCGCTGCTCTTCGGCGCCTACGGCACGACGAACCTCTATCTGATCCGCGCCGCGGGCTCCGCGGTCGGCGACCCGACGCTGGTGCTGCTCGGCTACGCGTTCCTCGTCGCCGGCCTCGGATTCAAGGTCACGCTGGTGCCGTTCCACGCCTGGGCCGTCGACGTGTACGACGGCGCGCCGAACGACGTGAGCGCCTTCCTCGCCGGCGGGACCAAGAAGATCGGGATCTTCGCCTTCTTCCTCGTCTTCCTCGGCCCGGTGCTCGTGGTCGAGGCGGGCAGCGGCAGCAGCTACGGTCTCTTCGGGGGCGCGGTCGCGCTCGGTCCCAGCGTCCAGGTGACGCTCGGGGTGCTCGCCGTCCTCACGATGACCCTCGGCAACGTCCTCGCGCTCCTGCAGAAGGAGATGAAGCGGATGCTCGCCTACTCCTCGATCAGCCAGGCCGGCTACATGCTGATCGGCATCACGATCGGCACCGCGCCGGCGCTCGCCGGGGCGACCCTCCAGGTGTTCGCCCACGTGCTGATGAAGACCGGCGCCTTCCTCGTGGTCGGCGCGGTCGCCGCGCTCGGGGTCGGCCCGCTGATCGAGGACTGGCGGGGGATCGGCGCTCGCCGACCGCTGCTCGGCGTCTCCTTCGGGCTCATGCTGCTGAGCCTCGCCGGCGTCCCCCTCACCGTCGGCTTCGTCTCCAAGTTCATCCTGTTCAGCGCCGCGGTCGAGGCCAAGGGCTGGTTCCTGTGGCTCGCGGTCGCGGGCCTGCTCAACAGCGCGCTGAGCGTCTTCTACTACGCGCGCGTGCTGAAGGTGATGTTCTTCGACGCGGCTGCCGCGCCGGCGGCCGCGCTCGGCGCGGTCGAAGGCGCGAGCGGACCGCCGATACTGCCGCTGGGGGGCCTCGGCTACGGCCGGGCCGCCTCGATCGGCCTGATCGCCGCGCTGATCGTCCTCTTCGGCGTCTACCCGCAGCCGGTGATCGGGGCGATCCAGAGCGCGGCGGCGCACTTCGTCCAGGTGGGGGCGTGA
- a CDS encoding geranylgeranyl reductase family protein, with translation MERFDVVVVGAGPAGALAARAAAEAGATTLVLDRRPELGHPVQCGEFVPAPQELLDLFGARELIADAYEIPPGTVLRSTRWMTCVSPYGHRFRFPLAGMTLSRRAFDKALAFRAEGAGAQLRFPAGVVGLRGDTLRLASGASVQAGAVVAADGPLSTIGRALGFSPAREMFRMVTATSDGPLSDGIDLHFGRAAPGGYAWSFPRAHDLNVGLGVSALSPGRSLDGLLDAFVAREGIGPVRERTHWWVPIGPPPESLVRGRALFAGDAANLVMSTNGAGIPTAMLSGWLAGRAAARFAREGRPLAEYDTAWRTALYAPLARAARIERLGERFARPDPLLALGMRFIGSSGLDAMMRLRWPGRLGGRS, from the coding sequence ATGGAGCGGTTCGACGTCGTCGTGGTCGGGGCCGGTCCGGCCGGCGCGCTCGCGGCGCGCGCGGCGGCCGAGGCGGGCGCGACGACGCTCGTCCTGGACCGCCGCCCCGAGCTCGGTCACCCGGTCCAGTGCGGCGAGTTCGTCCCGGCGCCCCAGGAGCTGCTCGACCTGTTCGGCGCGCGGGAACTGATCGCGGACGCCTACGAGATCCCGCCGGGAACGGTCCTGCGCTCGACGCGCTGGATGACCTGCGTGTCGCCCTACGGCCATCGCTTCCGCTTCCCGCTCGCGGGCATGACGCTCTCGCGCCGGGCCTTCGACAAGGCGCTCGCCTTCCGCGCCGAGGGGGCCGGCGCCCAACTGCGCTTTCCCGCCGGCGTCGTAGGGCTGCGGGGCGACACGCTTCGCCTCGCGAGCGGCGCGTCGGTGCAGGCGGGCGCGGTCGTCGCGGCCGACGGGCCGCTCTCCACGATCGGCCGCGCGCTCGGCTTTTCCCCAGCCCGCGAGATGTTCCGGATGGTCACGGCGACCAGCGACGGCCCGCTCTCCGACGGCATCGATCTGCACTTCGGCCGCGCCGCGCCCGGCGGCTACGCCTGGTCGTTCCCGCGGGCGCACGACCTGAACGTCGGCCTCGGGGTGAGCGCGCTGTCGCCCGGCCGATCCCTGGACGGCCTGCTCGACGCGTTCGTCGCGCGGGAGGGGATCGGGCCGGTCCGGGAGCGGACGCACTGGTGGGTCCCGATCGGGCCGCCGCCCGAGAGTCTCGTGCGCGGTCGGGCGCTGTTCGCCGGGGACGCCGCGAACCTCGTCATGTCCACGAACGGCGCCGGCATCCCGACGGCCATGCTCAGCGGCTGGCTCGCGGGCCGCGCGGCGGCGCGCTTCGCCCGGGAGGGCCGTCCGCTCGCCGAGTACGACACCGCGTGGCGGACCGCCCTCTACGCGCCGCTCGCGCGCGCGGCGCGGATCGAGCGCCTCGGCGAGCGGTTCGCCCGGCCCGATCCCCTGCTCGCCCTGGGCATGCGCTTTATCGGCTCCTCGGGTCTCGATGCGATGATGCGGCTGCGCTGGCCGGGGCGACTCGGAGGCCGATCGTGA
- a CDS encoding polyprenyl synthetase family protein, with protein MSPSAAREPLEPSLEALVTETFGAEALGQVAELIPALARDLADIDWRLNEVLGSTYAQLTEAARYACATGGKRVRPLLMAVAARALGASSTGRVQSLAAAFQLIHTATLVHDDVIDHAETRRGRPSMPRAFGVPLAIVSGDYLFVRAFELAAEYPRSIILRCGEACADLVEGEVLQESSRFDLSAGREHYFRIVERKTAAIIAAALASVGEIEAAAAPVTDALASYGRALGIAFQIRDDLLDVYGDADLLGKPLYTDLREGNPTLVSLEAFARLDPRHQAEFEGLFQLRRKRTKHLLRLRELCDLAEAAPAVALAAREWADRAVRALEPVPPGPHHQLLELLARGAAERRF; from the coding sequence GTGAGCCCATCGGCGGCCCGGGAGCCGCTCGAGCCGTCGCTCGAGGCGCTCGTCACCGAGACGTTCGGCGCCGAGGCGCTCGGACAGGTCGCCGAGCTGATCCCGGCGCTCGCGCGCGATCTGGCCGACATCGACTGGCGCCTGAACGAGGTGCTCGGCTCGACGTACGCCCAGCTCACGGAGGCCGCGCGCTACGCCTGCGCGACCGGCGGAAAGCGGGTCCGCCCGCTCCTGATGGCGGTCGCCGCGCGCGCCCTCGGGGCGAGCTCGACCGGCCGGGTCCAATCGCTCGCGGCGGCCTTCCAGCTGATCCACACGGCCACGCTCGTCCACGACGACGTCATCGACCACGCCGAGACCCGGCGCGGGCGCCCGTCGATGCCGCGCGCCTTCGGGGTGCCGCTCGCGATCGTCTCGGGCGACTACCTGTTCGTGCGGGCGTTCGAGCTGGCGGCCGAGTACCCCCGCTCGATCATCCTGCGCTGTGGCGAGGCCTGCGCCGACCTGGTCGAGGGGGAGGTCCTCCAGGAGTCGTCCCGGTTCGACCTCTCGGCCGGCCGCGAGCACTACTTCCGCATCGTCGAGCGCAAGACGGCGGCGATCATCGCCGCGGCGCTCGCCTCGGTCGGCGAGATCGAGGCGGCCGCCGCACCGGTGACCGACGCGCTCGCGAGCTACGGCCGCGCGCTCGGCATCGCCTTCCAGATCCGGGACGACCTGCTCGACGTCTACGGCGACGCCGACCTGCTCGGCAAGCCGCTCTACACCGACCTCCGGGAGGGGAATCCGACGCTCGTGAGCCTGGAGGCGTTCGCGCGCCTCGACCCCCGCCACCAGGCCGAGTTCGAGGGGCTCTTCCAGCTCCGCCGCAAGCGCACGAAGCACCTGCTCCGGCTGCGCGAGCTCTGCGACCTGGCCGAGGCGGCGCCCGCGGTCGCGCTCGCGGCGCGCGAGTGGGCCGACCGGGCGGTCCGCGCCCTCGAGCCCGTGCCACCGGGGCCGCACCACCAGCTGCTCGAGCTGCTCGCCCGGGGCGCGGCGGAGCGGCGCTTCTAG
- a CDS encoding nitrilase-related carbon-nitrogen hydrolase, which yields MRVVLAELAPRPGDLASNLDRVRAVAAAATPADLLVFPELFLSGYRIGDRVHRLALRDGDASAAALRAIAHDSRATLVVGAPFASPARAGEVHNAAIAVRPDGDVHVQVKRYLPTFGPFEEGAQFTPTDASEPMPLAAHSVGLEICYDVFFPEVSRGLALAGAELLVVLSASPVTSGRLFQRLLPARAIENAVPVVFVNRVGVEDGLVFAGESGAWDARGEPIARAPVDGVALGPDESLTRAEIDLAESARWRPFRPVLRDVATRPAASPSA from the coding sequence ATGCGGGTCGTCCTCGCCGAGCTCGCCCCGCGGCCCGGCGACCTCGCCTCGAACCTGGATCGGGTGCGCGCGGTCGCCGCCGCCGCGACCCCGGCCGATCTCCTGGTCTTCCCGGAGCTGTTCCTCTCGGGCTACCGCATCGGCGACCGCGTCCATCGGCTCGCCCTGCGCGATGGGGACGCGAGCGCGGCCGCCCTGCGCGCCATCGCGCACGACTCCCGGGCGACGCTCGTCGTCGGGGCGCCGTTCGCCTCGCCCGCGCGGGCCGGCGAGGTCCACAACGCCGCGATCGCGGTGCGGCCCGACGGCGACGTCCACGTCCAGGTCAAGCGCTACCTGCCGACGTTCGGCCCGTTCGAGGAAGGGGCCCAGTTCACCCCGACCGACGCGAGCGAGCCGATGCCCCTCGCGGCCCACTCCGTCGGTCTCGAGATCTGCTACGACGTCTTCTTCCCGGAGGTGTCGCGCGGCCTCGCGCTCGCCGGGGCCGAGCTCCTGGTCGTCCTGTCCGCCTCGCCGGTGACCAGCGGCCGACTGTTCCAGCGCCTGCTGCCGGCCCGCGCGATCGAGAACGCGGTGCCGGTCGTCTTCGTGAACCGCGTCGGGGTCGAGGACGGCCTCGTCTTCGCCGGGGAGTCCGGCGCTTGGGACGCCCGCGGCGAACCGATCGCCCGCGCGCCGGTCGACGGCGTCGCGCTCGGGCCGGACGAGTCACTGACCCGCGCCGAGATCGACCTCGCCGAGTCGGCCCGCTGGCGGCCGTTCCGGCCCGTGCTGCGCGACGTCGCGACCCGTCCGGCCGCGTCCCCGTCGGCCTAG
- a CDS encoding DNA topoisomerase VI subunit B, with amino-acid sequence MAPSASIAQQLAAKQREISVAEFFERNRQILGFDNPQRALLTTVKEAVDNAIDVGDEARLLPEVVVEIAKEGEDRLRVAVTDNGPGILRREIPNVFARLLYGSRFHSNRQARGQQGIGISAAVLYANLTTARPAHIVSKVEEEEAAHVLDLFIDTQKNQPRIAAEDLVLWDRPHGTRVELVLKARYQRGRQSPYEYLRGTAIVNPHARLVLVEPDGARVTFERAAQELPPLAKETLPHPYGLELGELGYLLKASRRPSLGEFLAKDLAGVSPRAAKEVLARSGVAARVAPASIQGEAQERLLAALHAAPLVAPSSDCLSPIGSLLIKRGLKNVLGELKPEFFAPPVSRPPKVHAGFPFLVEVGLVFGGGLAADQPVQILRFANRVPLLFQQGACAITSAIASMDWRRYGLEQKGGAGLPVGPAVILVHLASTKVPFTSEAKEAVAEDPEIDRELTLALQVAARHLRTHLSRRSRRDFAGEKFAIIQRILPKLAEKTSHLLGRPTPDLTPVITRIMDVVNLEPRVARSPDAVRLELEVTNYTPRARILELFVEVPPEAFALAGFAPAPDGTEPALGRAWWTLEKLAPNGRTRLALTFPPTTDLEATDLDWYVAGIDEAHLLGADPLPGDWDVRLPRTIVEAAEAAAAEGAAGNGDGEVDYDAAEAGEGRSDDD; translated from the coding sequence GTGGCGCCGTCGGCCTCGATCGCCCAGCAGCTTGCCGCGAAGCAGCGGGAGATCTCCGTCGCCGAGTTCTTCGAGCGGAACCGCCAGATCCTCGGCTTCGACAATCCCCAGCGCGCGCTCCTCACGACCGTGAAAGAAGCGGTCGACAACGCGATCGACGTGGGCGACGAGGCGCGCCTCCTGCCCGAGGTCGTGGTCGAGATCGCGAAGGAGGGCGAGGACCGGCTCCGGGTCGCGGTCACGGACAACGGGCCCGGGATCCTGCGCCGGGAGATCCCCAACGTCTTCGCCCGTCTCCTCTACGGCTCGCGCTTCCACTCCAACCGGCAGGCCCGCGGCCAGCAGGGGATCGGGATCTCGGCGGCGGTCCTCTACGCGAACCTGACGACCGCGCGCCCGGCCCACATCGTCTCCAAGGTGGAGGAGGAGGAGGCGGCGCACGTCCTCGATCTGTTCATCGACACCCAGAAGAACCAGCCGCGGATCGCCGCCGAGGACCTCGTGCTCTGGGACCGCCCGCACGGGACCCGCGTGGAGCTCGTCCTCAAGGCCCGCTACCAGCGCGGCCGCCAGTCGCCCTACGAGTACCTGCGCGGCACCGCCATCGTGAACCCCCACGCCCGGCTCGTCCTCGTCGAGCCGGACGGCGCCCGCGTCACCTTCGAGCGGGCCGCTCAGGAGCTGCCGCCGCTCGCGAAGGAGACGCTGCCCCATCCCTACGGCCTCGAGCTCGGCGAGCTCGGCTACCTGCTCAAGGCGAGCCGGCGTCCGAGCCTCGGCGAGTTCCTCGCGAAGGACCTCGCCGGGGTGAGCCCGCGCGCGGCGAAGGAGGTCCTCGCGCGCTCGGGCGTGGCGGCGCGCGTCGCCCCGGCGTCCATCCAGGGCGAGGCGCAGGAGCGCCTGCTCGCCGCGCTGCACGCGGCGCCGCTCGTGGCCCCGTCGTCCGACTGCCTGTCGCCGATCGGATCGCTCCTGATCAAGCGCGGCCTCAAGAACGTGCTCGGCGAGCTCAAGCCCGAGTTCTTCGCGCCGCCGGTGAGCCGCCCGCCCAAGGTCCACGCCGGCTTCCCGTTCCTGGTCGAGGTCGGCCTCGTCTTCGGCGGCGGGCTGGCGGCCGACCAGCCGGTCCAGATCCTGCGGTTCGCGAACCGGGTGCCGTTGCTCTTCCAGCAGGGCGCCTGCGCGATCACGAGCGCGATCGCGAGCATGGACTGGCGGCGCTATGGCCTCGAGCAGAAGGGCGGGGCGGGTCTGCCGGTCGGCCCGGCGGTGATCCTCGTCCACCTCGCCTCGACGAAGGTCCCGTTCACCAGCGAGGCGAAGGAGGCGGTCGCCGAGGACCCCGAGATCGACCGGGAGCTGACGCTCGCCCTGCAGGTCGCCGCCCGCCACCTGCGCACCCACCTGTCCCGGCGGAGCCGGCGCGACTTCGCCGGCGAGAAGTTCGCGATCATCCAGCGCATCCTGCCCAAGCTCGCGGAGAAGACGAGCCACCTTCTCGGTCGGCCGACGCCCGACCTCACTCCGGTGATCACGCGGATCATGGACGTCGTGAACCTGGAGCCGCGCGTCGCGCGCTCGCCCGACGCCGTGCGCCTCGAGCTCGAGGTGACCAACTACACGCCCCGCGCCCGCATCCTCGAGCTGTTCGTCGAGGTCCCGCCGGAGGCGTTCGCGCTCGCCGGCTTCGCGCCAGCGCCCGACGGCACCGAGCCGGCGCTCGGCCGCGCGTGGTGGACGCTCGAGAAGCTCGCCCCGAACGGCCGGACCCGCCTCGCCCTCACGTTCCCCCCCACCACCGACCTCGAGGCGACCGACCTCGACTGGTACGTCGCCGGGATCGACGAGGCCCACCTCCTCGGGGCGGATCCGCTGCCCGGGGACTGGGACGTCCGGCTGCCGCGCACGATCGTCGAGGCGGCCGAGGCGGCGGCCGCCGAGGGCGCGGCGGGGAACGGGGACGGGGAGGTGGACTACGATGCCGCGGAAGCGGGCGAAGGGCGCAGCGACGACGACTGA
- a CDS encoding DNA topoisomerase IV subunit A, which translates to MPRKRAKGAATTTDEADLPAIRADALAPTLGLAEQIYGQLASGEIPRMRLPLRTKQNLAFQSREGVWRLGKAMGTRSARKLDGALMLLRTFYLVDFINEMARDRKTSTLRELYYISEAWEDAKFHSEDESNLLIEDLEVMCTRLREDFRLHPEENGASVIGDLTIKERNRKGVVKTINCRDDVGDGGYSLPFNVEKEKIEFVGTNAKFVIAIECGGMVDRLAENDFDEQRDAILLHLKGQPARSTRRFLRRITEELHLPVVVFTDGDPWSFRIYASVAYGAIKTAHLSNYLATPSAEFLGVTASDIENYDLPSDRLSEQDVRALEAERTDPRFSTAEWRSEIELMLKNGKKAEQQSLAKYGLNYVTDHYLPEKLTEMGIL; encoded by the coding sequence ATGCCGCGGAAGCGGGCGAAGGGCGCAGCGACGACGACTGACGAGGCGGACCTGCCCGCGATCCGGGCCGACGCGCTCGCGCCGACCCTCGGCCTCGCCGAGCAGATCTACGGCCAGCTCGCCTCGGGCGAGATCCCGCGGATGCGCCTGCCGCTGCGCACGAAGCAGAACCTCGCCTTCCAGTCGCGCGAGGGCGTCTGGCGGCTCGGGAAGGCGATGGGCACCCGCAGCGCGCGCAAGCTCGACGGCGCGCTGATGCTGCTGCGCACGTTCTACCTCGTCGACTTCATCAACGAGATGGCCCGGGACCGCAAGACCTCGACCCTGCGGGAGCTCTACTACATCAGCGAGGCGTGGGAGGATGCGAAGTTCCACAGCGAGGACGAGTCGAACCTCCTGATCGAGGACCTCGAGGTGATGTGCACGCGCCTGCGCGAGGACTTCCGACTGCACCCGGAGGAGAACGGGGCGAGCGTGATCGGCGACCTCACGATCAAGGAGCGCAACCGCAAGGGCGTGGTCAAGACGATCAACTGCCGCGACGACGTCGGCGACGGCGGCTACTCGCTGCCGTTCAACGTCGAGAAGGAGAAGATCGAGTTCGTCGGCACGAACGCGAAGTTCGTGATCGCGATCGAGTGCGGCGGCATGGTCGATCGCCTCGCCGAGAACGACTTCGACGAGCAGCGGGACGCGATCCTCCTCCACCTCAAGGGCCAGCCGGCGCGCTCGACCCGCCGGTTCCTGCGCCGGATCACCGAGGAGCTCCACCTGCCCGTCGTGGTCTTCACCGACGGCGACCCCTGGTCGTTCCGCATCTACGCGAGCGTCGCGTACGGCGCGATCAAGACGGCGCACCTGTCGAACTACCTCGCGACCCCGAGCGCCGAGTTCCTCGGCGTCACGGCGAGCGACATCGAGAACTACGACCTCCCCTCCGACCGGCTCAGCGAGCAGGACGTCCGCGCGCTCGAGGCCGAGCGGACCGACCCGCGCTTCTCGACGGCCGAGTGGCGCTCGGAGATCGAGCTGATGCTCAAGAACGGCAAGAAGGCCGAGCAGCAGTCGCTCGCGAAGTACGGCCTCAACTACGTGACGGACCACTACCTGCCCGAGAAGCTCACCGAGATGGGGATCCTGTAG
- a CDS encoding aquaporin: MMWTRAQRYVAEFVGTFGLLLSVTGAALLSLNVDAGFYSADARVLLISLALGLGVIGMVYAFGDVSGAHLNPAVTVAMWVSGRTKAGDVVPYIVAQLAGGLLAVGVIAGVAYGSAPLWSAAQSAALASQGYRGNGAPYGVAVGSVFLLEVVLTLFLVLVILRSTQRENFSKNLAPVGIGLTLIMTNLVAIPIDGASVNPARSFAPALLSAMWPGDRWAIQQDWLFWVAPIVGGVLAALIDRYYSGRGG; encoded by the coding sequence ATGATGTGGACCCGCGCCCAGCGCTACGTGGCCGAGTTCGTCGGGACGTTCGGCCTGCTCCTGTCGGTCACCGGAGCGGCCCTGCTCTCGCTCAACGTCGACGCCGGTTTCTACTCGGCCGACGCGCGCGTGCTGCTGATCAGCCTCGCGCTCGGGCTCGGCGTGATCGGCATGGTCTACGCCTTCGGCGACGTCTCGGGCGCCCACCTCAACCCCGCGGTCACGGTCGCGATGTGGGTCAGCGGGCGGACCAAGGCCGGCGACGTGGTCCCGTACATCGTGGCCCAGCTCGCGGGCGGCCTGCTCGCCGTCGGCGTGATCGCGGGCGTCGCCTACGGCTCGGCGCCGCTGTGGTCGGCGGCCCAGTCGGCGGCGCTCGCCTCGCAGGGCTACCGCGGGAACGGCGCGCCCTACGGCGTCGCGGTGGGCTCGGTCTTCCTGCTCGAGGTCGTCCTCACGCTGTTCCTGGTCCTCGTGATCCTGCGCTCGACCCAGCGCGAGAACTTCTCGAAGAACCTCGCCCCGGTCGGGATCGGCCTCACGCTGATCATGACCAACCTGGTCGCGATCCCGATCGACGGCGCCTCGGTCAACCCCGCCCGCAGCTTCGCGCCCGCGCTCCTGTCGGCGATGTGGCCCGGCGACCGCTGGGCGATCCAGCAGGACTGGTTGTTCTGGGTCGCGCCGATCGTGGGCGGCGTGCTCGCGGCCCTGATCGACCGCTACTACTCCGGCCGCGGCGGGTAG
- a CDS encoding DUF998 domain-containing protein codes for MAATTVPLSARRAFALVALLVAVYAVLDIVVQLLPPHYSAIQDAESDLAVGPYGWIMTINFVVRGALSLLFLWAFYRTVRPEGRGWGEYRGGAVALAIWGVGAILLAIFPTDVPATPISWHGAIHLVVALLAFLGGAIGVYLLSSHFASSPVLRPAQGWATLLALLVIVFVVGELALGVFTPRVSAVAGGLLERLFLGSVLLWILLVALFLAREPGRATA; via the coding sequence GTGGCGGCGACGACGGTCCCGCTCTCCGCGCGCCGCGCCTTCGCCCTCGTCGCGCTGCTGGTCGCGGTCTACGCCGTGCTGGACATCGTCGTCCAGCTCTTGCCGCCGCACTACAGCGCGATCCAGGACGCCGAGAGCGATCTCGCGGTCGGCCCGTACGGCTGGATCATGACGATCAACTTCGTCGTGCGCGGCGCGCTCTCGCTGCTGTTCCTCTGGGCATTCTACCGCACGGTGCGTCCGGAGGGCCGGGGGTGGGGGGAGTACCGGGGAGGCGCGGTCGCGCTGGCGATCTGGGGGGTCGGGGCGATCCTCCTCGCGATCTTCCCGACGGACGTGCCGGCGACGCCGATCTCCTGGCACGGAGCGATCCACCTCGTCGTCGCGCTCCTCGCGTTCCTCGGCGGCGCGATCGGCGTCTACCTATTGTCCTCGCACTTTGCGTCCTCCCCCGTCCTGCGTCCGGCCCAGGGGTGGGCCACCCTGCTCGCGCTGTTGGTGATCGTGTTCGTCGTCGGCGAACTCGCCCTCGGGGTGTTCACGCCGCGGGTGAGCGCGGTCGCCGGCGGCCTGCTGGAACGGCTGTTCCTCGGCAGCGTGCTGCTGTGGATCCTGCTCGTCGCGCTCTTCCTCGCCCGAGAGCCCGGGCGCGCGACCGCCTAG
- the sucD gene encoding succinate--CoA ligase subunit alpha — MTVLVDANTRVVVQGITGHQGTVHTRQMKLFGTAVVAGVTPGKAGAAVEGVPVFDSVADAVRETHANASCIFVPAPFAKDALLEAVDAGLRLAVIVTEHIPFHDMLVMYHYARARGARIIGPNCPGIAAPGASKVGIIPNVVFRPGRVGVISRSGTLTYEIVNGITEHGLGQSTCIGLGGDPVVGTSFVDALPLFQADPETDLIVMVGEIGGTAEEDAAEYLRHHVTKPVVAYIAGRSAPPGKRMGHAGAIISRGRGTAATKVAALEASGAHVARFPYEIPEIVQGIAERSGRR; from the coding sequence ATGACCGTCCTCGTCGACGCGAACACCCGGGTCGTGGTCCAGGGCATCACCGGCCACCAGGGCACCGTCCACACGCGGCAGATGAAGCTGTTCGGGACGGCCGTCGTCGCGGGGGTCACTCCGGGCAAGGCCGGCGCGGCGGTCGAGGGCGTCCCAGTGTTCGACTCGGTGGCGGACGCCGTTCGGGAGACGCACGCGAACGCCTCCTGCATCTTCGTGCCGGCGCCCTTCGCCAAGGATGCCCTGCTCGAGGCGGTCGACGCGGGCCTCCGACTCGCGGTGATCGTCACCGAGCACATCCCGTTCCACGATATGCTCGTGATGTACCACTACGCGCGCGCGAGGGGCGCGCGCATCATCGGGCCCAACTGCCCGGGGATCGCGGCCCCCGGTGCCTCCAAGGTCGGGATCATTCCCAACGTCGTCTTCCGTCCGGGCCGGGTCGGCGTGATCTCAAGGAGCGGGACCCTCACCTACGAGATCGTGAACGGGATCACCGAGCACGGGCTCGGCCAGTCGACCTGCATCGGCCTCGGCGGCGACCCGGTCGTCGGGACGTCGTTCGTCGACGCGCTCCCCCTGTTCCAGGCGGATCCCGAGACGGACCTCATCGTGATGGTCGGCGAGATCGGCGGCACCGCCGAGGAAGACGCCGCCGAGTACCTCCGCCACCACGTCACGAAGCCCGTGGTCGCCTACATCGCCGGGCGCAGCGCCCCGCCGGGCAAGCGGATGGGCCACGCCGGCGCGATCATCTCGCGCGGGCGCGGAACCGCGGCGACCAAGGTCGCCGCGCTCGAGGCCTCGGGGGCCCATGTGGCCCGCTTTCCCTACGAGATCCCCGAGATCGTCCAGGGGATCGCCGAGCGCTCGGGGCGCCGATGA